In Kitasatospora viridis, the DNA window CTTCCCCCGCTTCCGCCGACCGCCGCGGCACTCGTTCGTGTGCTTCACGCGCGACTGGATCTTAACTCTTGGCAGGACTGCCACGTGTGCGGCCACCCGGTGCGAACGCCGCCCCCCATATCCCCCATGACCTGCGGCCCGGCCGACGCGCCAGTCTGACATGTGCCCGGCGAGCCGGAGGCCGTGACACGCCAGGGCCGGCCGCCGGTCAGTTCCCCGGCCGTGCGCGGTACTTGACGGCCGCGCGGCGCAGCCCGCACGCTCGGCGGTCTTGGCGGTCTTGGCGCACGAGTCCGGAGGGGTGCGATGGCACGGGGCGAAGGTGGCCGGCGGGTCCGGCGGGTGCTGTTCGTCGCGCTGGGCGTGTCGGTGGGGCTCTGCGCGGCCCTGGCGGTGGCGGTCGCGGCGCTCGCGGTGCGGGTCGACGGGCACAGCATGCAGCCGACGCTGGCCAACGGGCAGCGCCTGCTGACCGTCCCGGGCACGGGCGGCACGGCGCGCCGGTTCGACGTGGTGCTGCTGCGCGCCCCCGGGCGGGACACCACCATCGTGAAGCGGGTGATCGGCCTGCCCGGCGACCGGGTGGAGATCGACTCGACCCCGCAGGACCCGTTCACCGTGCTGGTCCAGCCCGGCGGCAGCGGCCAGTGGTACCGGGTGGACCAGTCGACCTGGCCGGGGCAGGCGCACCGGAGCAGCAACTGCTGCCAGCCGGACGGCCGCCGGGACGCGACCGCGCACGCGCAGGCGGTGCCGCCGGGCAAGCTG includes these proteins:
- the lepB gene encoding signal peptidase I; its protein translation is MARGEGGRRVRRVLFVALGVSVGLCAALAVAVAALAVRVDGHSMQPTLANGQRLLTVPGTGGTARRFDVVLLRAPGRDTTIVKRVIGLPGDRVEIDSTPQDPFTVLVQPGGSGQWYRVDQSTWPGQAHRSSNCCQPDGRRDATAHAQAVPPGKLFFLGDNPDGSDDARSYGWGDLATVSGRIGLRVWPLGAFGPLPTGPTLSPVPAPSA